In the Nitrospiria bacterium genome, ATACGGTTCCGATCATTATGTTGACGGCGAGGGGCCTGGTGACCGATAAGATCGTGGGTTTGGAGCTGGGGGCGGACGATTATCTTCCAAAACCTTTTGAGCCGCGAGAATTGGTGGCGCGTATTCAGTCCGTTCTCCGCCGGGCTCGGGGGGGGGACGAACCTTCCGTCAAAAAATTCGGGAGGTTGGAGGTCGACTTTTCCAAACGGAGCGCGAAGCTGGACGGGGCCCTCGTTGATCTGACAACGAACGAGTTTGCCGCATTGGCGTTGATGGTCAAAAACAGCGGCAAGGTGTTGAACCGGGACCAGATCCTGCAGGAGTTGCGGGGGATGGAGTATGACGCGTTCAATCGTTCCGTCGACATCACAATGAGCCGGTTGCGCCACAAATTGCGGGACGATCCCAAAAACCCTTCCTTCATCAAGACCGTGTGGGGAACGGGCTACGTCTTTATCGCAGGTGAGGAACCCGATGGGGAATAACTGGATCACAATGATTTTCCATTCGATTTTTACCAAGCTGCTGCTCGTCCTGATCGTTGCCGGCATCTGCATCAACCTCTCGGTGACCTCCTTCATCCGGCACGAGCACGCAACGAACGAGCCGGCCATGCGCAATTCCATCATCAATCATCTGAACTACATCGTTAAAGATCTTGGCGATCCTCCCGACCCGGAACGGGCCCGGGAAATCGCCCGAGAGGCGTTGATCCAGATCCGTTATCAGAGCCCGGATCTGAACTGGTCCACTTCAGAGACCCTCTCCCTCTCTCCTCAGATGAAGTTGCGACCGTCGCGGAAGCGCCCGAATGTTCTGATCGGAGAGGACCGCGGCCGCCATATCTTTGTGATGGAGGACCGCGGGGGGCGCTTCA is a window encoding:
- a CDS encoding response regulator transcription factor translates to MKATVLIIDDDAKLNQLLVDFLGDYGFNVLTAARPDEGLRKLKQQVPDLIILDVMLPGMSGFEVCKLIRRSYTVPIIMLTARGLVTDKIVGLELGADDYLPKPFEPRELVARIQSVLRRARGGDEPSVKKFGRLEVDFSKRSAKLDGALVDLTTNEFAALALMVKNSGKVLNRDQILQELRGMEYDAFNRSVDITMSRLRHKLRDDPKNPSFIKTVWGTGYVFIAGEEPDGE